One Succinivibrio dextrinosolvens DNA window includes the following coding sequences:
- a CDS encoding MFS transporter gives MTNKENRRLKISNLSSFIVLGFLEAAWAPMVPYIKARFDLDEGQLGMLLLCTGIGSFISLPIVSSLTSRFGCKKVMQICAVFFALTLIMLSVSPYLALTAVLLLIFGALTIGLDVSSNINAVIVESELKKPLMSGFHGGYSIGTLAGSALMSAMLSVGISLFFGASAIFALMMFITFMFCGHLINDVKAFENKKKEADEKSSDTELSEKKHRRIPLLVIIIGCMCFIMYALEGAVLSWSGVFANQERSIDISSAGFIYSFFAIAMTIMRLVGNRIVVSLGRKITVVSGTLLVAAGWIITVIVPNIYGTCIGFLLVGFGAANIVPQLVSFAGTIRNFPVHDTIAFINALGYSGILLGPVVIGFTSKAFSLPATFVGIGISSLIVGLIALKVVTDEGLETKKKIRELANHSNN, from the coding sequence ATGACTAACAAAGAAAACAGAAGATTAAAAATATCCAATCTAAGCTCCTTTATTGTTCTTGGATTTCTAGAAGCTGCATGGGCGCCAATGGTTCCGTATATCAAAGCAAGATTTGATCTGGATGAAGGTCAGCTGGGTATGCTGCTTTTATGTACAGGAATAGGATCTTTTATTTCCCTACCAATAGTTTCATCTTTAACCAGCCGTTTTGGCTGTAAAAAAGTAATGCAGATATGTGCAGTATTCTTTGCATTAACTCTGATTATGCTTTCAGTTTCTCCATATCTTGCGCTTACAGCAGTATTGCTCCTAATTTTTGGAGCCCTGACCATTGGTTTGGATGTTTCCTCAAATATTAATGCTGTCATTGTTGAATCAGAATTAAAGAAGCCTTTAATGTCAGGCTTTCATGGAGGCTACTCAATAGGAACTCTGGCAGGATCAGCCTTAATGTCTGCAATGCTTTCTGTTGGTATCTCACTGTTTTTCGGAGCCTCTGCGATTTTCGCCTTAATGATGTTCATAACCTTTATGTTCTGCGGTCATCTGATAAATGACGTCAAAGCATTTGAGAACAAGAAAAAAGAAGCTGACGAAAAGAGTTCAGATACAGAACTTTCAGAAAAGAAACACAGAAGGATTCCTCTTCTTGTAATTATCATCGGCTGTATGTGCTTTATTATGTATGCCCTTGAAGGAGCTGTTTTAAGCTGGTCTGGCGTCTTTGCAAATCAGGAGAGAAGCATTGATATCAGCAGTGCCGGTTTTATCTACTCATTCTTTGCCATCGCCATGACAATTATGAGACTTGTTGGAAATAGGATAGTTGTGTCTTTGGGAAGAAAGATAACAGTCGTTTCAGGAACACTTCTTGTTGCAGCAGGATGGATCATTACCGTAATCGTTCCTAATATTTATGGAACCTGTATCGGTTTCCTGCTAGTCGGTTTTGGTGCGGCTAATATTGTTCCTCAGCTGGTATCCTTTGCAGGAACAATCAGGAACTTCCCTGTTCATGACACTATTGCCTTTATCAATGCCCTTGGATACTCAGGAATTCTTCTTGGACCAGTAGTTATCGGATTTACCTCAAAAGCATTCTCTCTTCCAGCAACCTTTGTTGGAATCGGAATATCTTCTCTTATTGTGGGGCTAATTGCTCTTAAGGTGGTCACCGATGAAGGCCTTGAGACCAAAAAGAAAATCAGAGAGCTTGCCAACCACAGCAACAATTAG
- a CDS encoding AraC family transcriptional regulator: MKNNISKITDCRCTTDASGLELVKHGTRSFPIGFYSKTLHSTEVPWHWHDHLELEYVEDGEARITIESETFTVRKGEGFFVNSARLHAVFPNEDYVSHTVVFHPSVISSNPESDIYRKYLEPLINSDSFAGIHLTEKIPFHKQLLGYTREAFESYIKDDFGFELDVTNSLSKAVKCLAYQVINTSEKNYSVPDKSILRVKKMLAYLTQNLSDKIEIEDIAKVARISTTECLRCFNKTVGMPPIQYLKRLRIQKAALLLGSSDDKVIDIALSCGFTDMSYFSRAFKESRGMTPKEYRKSVR, translated from the coding sequence ATGAAAAACAACATATCAAAGATCACTGATTGCAGGTGTACAACAGATGCGTCGGGACTTGAGCTTGTTAAACATGGAACAAGGTCATTTCCTATCGGTTTTTATTCGAAGACTCTGCATTCCACAGAAGTTCCATGGCACTGGCATGACCATTTAGAACTTGAATATGTTGAGGATGGAGAGGCCAGAATAACAATTGAGTCCGAGACTTTTACTGTAAGAAAAGGTGAAGGTTTCTTTGTAAATTCGGCTAGACTTCATGCTGTATTTCCCAATGAGGATTATGTATCGCATACTGTTGTTTTTCACCCATCTGTTATTTCTTCCAATCCTGAAAGTGATATCTACAGAAAGTATCTTGAGCCGCTGATAAACAGTGACAGTTTTGCTGGTATTCATTTAACAGAAAAAATACCTTTTCATAAGCAGCTTCTCGGTTATACAAGGGAGGCTTTTGAAAGTTATATAAAAGATGATTTCGGTTTTGAGCTTGATGTTACCAATTCATTGTCAAAGGCTGTTAAGTGTCTTGCATATCAGGTTATAAACACTTCAGAGAAGAACTATAGCGTTCCTGATAAATCTATCCTTAGAGTTAAAAAAATGCTTGCTTATCTGACACAGAATCTATCTGATAAAATAGAAATTGAGGATATAGCAAAGGTTGCCAGAATCAGTACCACAGAATGTCTTCGCTGTTTTAACAAGACTGTAGGAATGCCTCCGATTCAGTATCTGAAGAGACTTAGAATCCAAAAGGCAGCTCTGCTTTTAGGTTCGTCTGATGACAAGGTCATTGATATTGCTCTTTCCTGTGGCTTTACTGATATGAGTTATTTTTCAAGAGCCTTCAAAGAATCTCGAGGAATGACTCCAAAGGAGTATAGAAAATCGGTCAGGTAG
- a CDS encoding AAA family ATPase yields the protein MKKDVLLYTGGEDFAEIINGGGYFVDKTAYLKELLITDAIKNSLFIRPRRFGKTLNLDMIRQFCRLNYQNPGDKSYQQKLFVDNGRNLAVAGDDYKEFREKIMGEFPVISISFKTVEGTCFQQAVSQLIYKVGLLYDEFVFLTESSKQDSSGIENFKKINDFCKNKKDELYEPQNLTKAISILGTAIPQIASMLYKEYGRKVIVIIDEYDVPLQKAVIAKEPYYDDMLSIIRTLSGNIFKKDNEPWLYKGIVSGCLRIAHQSVFTDANNFITYGMNREPYTGFFGFTEKETEKLLADCGLSDKESEVKEWYDGYRFGDKHIYCPWSLISYCDEALHGSTDIPQPFWVNTSGNDIITMFTDNSMEAHNAENIDKLQKLLDGETIDISLKEFTTYPDLRNRVSFDVFMTMMLHTGYVTFAEGSDITGKVTVRIPNQEVLACFNEKREYLYGEDNPYWYNQALKLVDLLMVNNTDDAQMLISTMLKEFLSIRNTGNELYYHGFMTGILGLASATKNFRYLEEIESGTGFSDIIIDSFDNKTACILELKKTENLEDCYDAAQAATKQIIQKDYASKFISRRYKKVYGIGIGFAQKSCEIVSLGNQVEDSAIK from the coding sequence ATGAAGAAAGATGTTTTGCTATATACCGGTGGAGAGGACTTTGCTGAAATTATCAATGGAGGAGGTTACTTCGTTGATAAAACAGCTTATCTGAAAGAGCTCCTTATTACCGATGCCATAAAAAATTCCCTCTTTATACGTCCTCGCAGATTTGGCAAAACTCTTAATCTTGACATGATAAGGCAGTTCTGCAGACTCAATTACCAAAATCCCGGGGATAAATCCTATCAGCAGAAACTCTTTGTAGATAACGGCAGAAATCTTGCGGTTGCAGGTGATGACTACAAAGAATTCCGTGAAAAAATAATGGGAGAATTCCCTGTCATCAGTATTTCCTTTAAGACTGTTGAGGGAACCTGTTTCCAGCAGGCAGTATCCCAGCTTATATACAAGGTTGGTCTGCTTTATGACGAGTTTGTTTTTCTGACTGAAAGCTCAAAGCAAGATTCAAGCGGTATTGAGAATTTTAAGAAAATTAACGATTTTTGTAAAAATAAGAAAGATGAGCTTTATGAACCTCAGAATTTAACCAAAGCAATATCAATTCTGGGTACAGCAATTCCTCAGATAGCCTCCATGCTGTACAAAGAGTATGGACGCAAGGTCATAGTTATCATTGATGAATATGATGTTCCTCTGCAGAAAGCTGTTATCGCAAAAGAACCTTACTATGATGACATGCTCAGTATCATCCGAACCTTAAGCGGTAATATCTTTAAAAAAGACAATGAACCCTGGCTTTACAAAGGAATTGTCTCAGGCTGTCTGCGCATAGCCCATCAGAGTGTGTTTACCGATGCCAATAACTTTATAACCTATGGCATGAACAGAGAACCATATACCGGTTTCTTTGGCTTCACAGAAAAAGAGACAGAAAAGCTCTTAGCAGACTGTGGACTTTCTGATAAGGAAAGTGAGGTTAAGGAATGGTATGACGGCTACAGATTTGGCGATAAACATATCTACTGTCCATGGAGTCTAATCAGCTACTGTGATGAGGCTCTTCACGGCTCTACTGATATACCTCAGCCATTCTGGGTAAACACCAGTGGTAATGACATTATCACGATGTTTACTGACAACAGTATGGAAGCACACAATGCAGAGAATATCGATAAACTGCAGAAACTTCTTGACGGGGAAACTATTGATATCAGTCTAAAGGAATTTACCACCTATCCAGACCTTAGAAACAGAGTAAGCTTTGATGTCTTTATGACCATGATGCTGCATACAGGCTATGTAACCTTTGCAGAAGGTTCAGATATTACTGGCAAGGTAACTGTAAGAATTCCAAATCAGGAAGTGCTGGCATGTTTTAATGAGAAAAGAGAATATCTTTACGGAGAAGATAACCCATACTGGTACAATCAGGCCCTAAAGCTGGTGGATTTGCTCATGGTAAATAATACTGATGATGCACAGATGCTTATCAGCACCATGCTAAAGGAGTTTTTAAGTATCAGAAACACCGGAAATGAACTCTACTATCATGGCTTTATGACCGGTATTCTGGGACTGGCTTCCGCAACAAAGAATTTTAGATATCTCGAGGAAATCGAATCCGGAACCGGTTTCTCTGATATTATCATTGATAGCTTTGATAACAAAACAGCCTGTATCTTAGAGCTGAAAAAGACTGAAAATCTTGAAGACTGTTATGATGCAGCTCAGGCTGCAACTAAGCAGATAATCCAAAAGGATTATGCTTCAAAGTTTATTTCCAGAAGATATAAGAAGGTCTACGGAATAGGTATTGGATTTGCCCAAAAGAGCTGTGAAATTGTTTCCCTTGGAAATCAGGTAGAAGATTCTGCTATTAAGTAG
- a CDS encoding YczE/YyaS/YitT family protein: protein MSKKEASRRYFLFLLSVVLQGCAIACITFADIGTTPVSSANYVFSLHSDYTFGETSLIFNILLIVLQIMFIAIGPDSFKDHWINILVQIPFVVVFSYMIDAATFFLRMMLPDTLTYLISWGLVIGGTLLLSFSISLSVIANVAMLSGEYFVKVFHPLIHRSFSFVKTFFDIFLVATACITSFIFTDFSCVEGVREGTLYGALLTGPTVHLIVPRLQKLKDFLTR from the coding sequence ATGAGCAAAAAAGAAGCTTCCAGACGTTATTTTCTATTCCTTCTTTCTGTAGTGCTTCAAGGCTGTGCCATTGCCTGTATCACTTTTGCAGATATAGGAACCACTCCGGTATCTTCTGCCAATTATGTTTTCTCTCTACATTCAGACTATACCTTTGGTGAAACTTCGCTTATCTTTAATATTCTTCTGATTGTTCTACAGATCATGTTCATTGCAATTGGTCCAGATTCGTTCAAAGATCACTGGATAAACATTCTTGTACAGATTCCTTTTGTTGTAGTGTTCTCTTATATGATTGACGCTGCTACGTTCTTTTTACGTATGATGCTGCCGGATACTCTGACATACCTTATTTCATGGGGACTGGTTATAGGCGGAACCTTACTGCTATCATTTTCTATTTCTCTTTCGGTTATAGCTAATGTTGCCATGCTTTCCGGCGAATATTTTGTTAAGGTATTTCATCCTTTAATTCACCGCTCTTTCAGTTTTGTAAAAACATTCTTTGATATTTTTCTTGTTGCAACTGCCTGCATCACGTCTTTTATTTTCACCGACTTCAGCTGTGTAGAGGGTGTTCGTGAAGGAACTCTCTATGGCGCGCTTCTGACAGGTCCTACAGTTCACCTGATTGTTCCTCGTCTGCAGAAGCTAAAGGACTTTCTTACACGCTGA
- a CDS encoding aspartate/glutamate racemase family protein gives MKTLGIIGGMGPMATVDLMRKIILSTDAKTDQEHIHILVDNNPQIPDRTAAIEGRGESPVEKMLQSAKLLEAQGADVLVIACNTAHYFLDEFKDKVNVPIINMIDEAVKHCVELGYSEVGLLCTTGTRNTGIYQKACDKFNLKLVVPDDEEIKALQDMIYLGVKANNFNYDSSNVKQVISTMRNRGAQAFILGCTETPIAVQMYHLEGNFIDSSLVLAHKAIEAVEAPLIKSHAVT, from the coding sequence ATGAAAACTCTTGGCATTATTGGTGGTATGGGCCCTATGGCTACGGTCGATCTCATGCGAAAAATAATCCTGTCAACAGACGCTAAAACTGATCAGGAGCATATCCATATTCTTGTGGACAACAATCCTCAGATCCCTGACAGAACTGCTGCTATCGAGGGAAGAGGGGAATCCCCGGTAGAGAAAATGCTGCAGTCAGCAAAACTTCTTGAAGCTCAGGGGGCTGATGTCCTGGTGATAGCTTGCAATACCGCACATTATTTTCTTGATGAATTTAAAGATAAGGTTAATGTGCCAATTATCAATATGATCGATGAGGCTGTGAAACACTGTGTGGAATTAGGTTATTCTGAGGTTGGTTTACTATGTACAACTGGTACGAGAAATACCGGTATTTATCAGAAAGCCTGTGACAAGTTCAATCTTAAACTGGTAGTTCCTGATGATGAAGAGATTAAAGCTCTTCAGGATATGATTTATTTGGGTGTTAAGGCGAATAACTTTAATTATGATTCTTCTAATGTAAAGCAGGTCATCTCCACTATGAGGAATAGAGGGGCCCAGGCATTTATTCTTGGCTGTACTGAAACTCCAATCGCAGTACAAATGTATCATCTTGAGGGGAATTTTATTGATTCCTCTCTGGTTTTGGCTCATAAGGCTATAGAAGCTGTGGAAGCTCCCTTGATTAAGTCTCATGCTGTAACTTAA
- a CDS encoding TAXI family TRAP transporter solute-binding subunit: MKKMLKLVYAVAGLIIASNALADANHAKVSINFPTASASGALYAVGAAITHLWNEKIDYVSASSQASAGGIDNLNQVAEGEAQVSIAISSNCYQALNGTDSFEGFAYPDLKIIAGLYFNPNQVVVTGKSGIKSLEDVTGKHFAVASAGSSVYGECQNHFEAAGLKFPDDINAEYITFTDAADMLQNNTIDGAWLMSGVPTSAVTQALSSGSRLIQIEDEILETLKGKFPWYAAYTIPAGTYPGQNNDVKTTAIKMVMFCRGDLDEQTVYDLTKTFWNNIKELGQAQSNLRGLDPKNAVKDIANLPLHSGAEKFYKEIGVL, from the coding sequence ATGAAAAAAATGTTAAAGCTTGTTTATGCAGTTGCAGGTTTAATAATTGCATCAAATGCATTAGCAGATGCAAATCATGCAAAGGTTTCCATTAACTTCCCAACAGCATCAGCTTCTGGTGCCTTGTATGCGGTTGGTGCTGCTATTACACATCTGTGGAATGAGAAAATTGATTATGTAAGTGCCTCAAGTCAGGCTTCTGCAGGTGGTATAGATAACCTAAATCAGGTCGCAGAAGGAGAGGCTCAGGTCTCAATCGCTATTTCAAGCAACTGCTATCAGGCATTAAATGGTACTGACAGTTTTGAAGGTTTCGCATACCCTGATCTGAAGATTATCGCTGGTCTGTATTTCAATCCTAATCAGGTTGTGGTTACGGGTAAATCAGGAATTAAATCCTTAGAGGATGTTACAGGCAAGCATTTTGCTGTAGCTTCTGCCGGTTCCAGTGTCTACGGCGAATGCCAGAATCACTTTGAGGCTGCCGGTTTAAAATTTCCTGATGACATAAATGCTGAGTACATAACTTTTACCGACGCTGCTGATATGCTTCAGAACAATACCATTGATGGCGCCTGGCTTATGTCGGGGGTTCCTACCTCTGCTGTTACTCAGGCTTTAAGTTCTGGCAGCAGACTTATTCAAATTGAAGATGAGATTCTGGAGACCCTGAAAGGAAAATTCCCTTGGTATGCAGCCTATACGATTCCAGCAGGAACCTATCCTGGACAGAATAATGATGTAAAGACAACAGCTATAAAGATGGTGATGTTCTGTCGCGGTGATCTTGATGAGCAGACTGTTTATGATCTGACCAAAACTTTCTGGAATAACATAAAAGAGTTAGGTCAGGCACAGTCTAATCTTCGTGGACTTGATCCAAAGAATGCTGTAAAGGATATAGCTAATCTACCACTTCACAGCGGAGCTGAGAAATTCTATAAGGAAATCGGAGTTCTATAG
- the mraZ gene encoding division/cell wall cluster transcriptional repressor MraZ has protein sequence MFAGLLLSGTNDVSLDLKGRMAIPARYKDLIKDESDGQLIVTRSLFDKCLWIYPTSEWENVVESLGALPTITDPLCRTIQRIVLGSAVFCSLDAQGRILIPQELRTEASLEKKAFLIGFNNKFELWSEENFKAQREIDNNLLMDACKSMESHSLLANLKL, from the coding sequence ATGTTTGCAGGCCTTCTCTTAAGTGGCACCAATGATGTCAGCCTTGATCTTAAAGGTAGAATGGCTATTCCTGCCCGTTACAAGGATTTAATTAAAGATGAATCTGATGGTCAGCTGATAGTCACCAGATCTCTTTTTGACAAATGCCTTTGGATTTATCCAACTTCCGAGTGGGAGAATGTGGTGGAATCTCTGGGCGCTCTCCCTACAATTACCGATCCACTTTGCCGCACAATTCAGCGTATTGTACTTGGAAGTGCCGTTTTCTGTAGCCTAGACGCTCAGGGAAGAATTCTTATTCCACAGGAATTAAGAACTGAAGCTTCACTAGAGAAAAAAGCATTTCTGATTGGCTTTAACAATAAATTTGAGCTTTGGTCCGAAGAGAACTTTAAAGCTCAGCGTGAGATTGATAATAACCTGCTTATGGATGCCTGCAAATCAATGGAATCCCATAGTCTGCTGGCAAATCTCAAGCTGTAA
- the rsmH gene encoding 16S rRNA (cytosine(1402)-N(4))-methyltransferase RsmH — MAFSHIPVLLNEVLDGLDIKPDGIYVDATFGRGGHSRKILERLGPSGRLYGLDRDLTAVEAAKEIKDERFCITHSAFSNILEVCERLRIAGKVDGILMDIGVSSPQIDDPSRGFSFEKDGPLDMRMDQSAKLDAKTIVNTYSKQDLAYIFKVYGEENFASKVAAAIVRDREKKPFETTLELSEFIKRVIGGKPTPKHKATRCFQALRIAVNGELDELKKALDSSLEVLADNGRLCVISFHSLEDRIVKTFIKDKSQGQKVPNGLPLTFEETEKMRLATAKVEPVGGAIKATAEEIESNVRSRSATLRVCRRLKRQP, encoded by the coding sequence ATGGCTTTTTCTCATATTCCTGTTTTATTAAATGAAGTTTTAGATGGTCTTGATATCAAGCCAGACGGGATATATGTGGATGCTACTTTCGGCAGGGGAGGGCATTCAAGAAAGATCTTAGAAAGACTTGGACCTTCAGGAAGATTATACGGACTAGACAGAGATTTAACTGCCGTAGAAGCAGCTAAAGAGATTAAAGACGAACGTTTCTGCATCACTCACAGTGCCTTCTCAAATATTCTTGAGGTCTGTGAAAGACTTAGAATAGCAGGTAAGGTTGACGGTATTCTGATGGACATAGGTGTTTCCTCTCCTCAGATAGATGATCCCTCACGAGGATTCTCCTTTGAAAAGGACGGTCCATTGGATATGAGAATGGATCAGAGTGCAAAACTGGATGCAAAGACCATCGTCAATACCTATTCAAAACAGGATCTGGCATATATTTTCAAGGTATACGGTGAGGAGAACTTTGCATCAAAGGTTGCTGCCGCAATTGTAAGAGACCGAGAGAAGAAACCTTTTGAAACCACATTGGAACTTTCGGAGTTCATTAAAAGAGTAATCGGTGGTAAGCCTACTCCTAAACACAAGGCTACCCGCTGTTTCCAGGCATTGAGAATTGCCGTAAACGGGGAGCTTGATGAACTTAAAAAAGCTCTGGACAGCAGTCTGGAGGTGTTAGCTGACAATGGAAGATTATGTGTAATCAGCTTCCATTCACTAGAAGACAGAATTGTAAAAACATTTATAAAAGATAAGTCTCAGGGGCAGAAGGTCCCTAACGGACTACCTCTGACTTTTGAAGAAACAGAAAAAATGAGACTAGCTACAGCAAAGGTGGAGCCCGTTGGAGGTGCCATAAAGGCAACCGCAGAAGAAATAGAGTCAAATGTAAGATCTCGAAGTGCAACTTTGAGAGTATGCAGGCGACTTAAGAGGCAACCTTAA
- a CDS encoding cell division protein FtsL: protein MQESSALRKLEEDNLPVEEEREPQFGDRSTHKHKANSKLQTPDVAKIQLSAPKEEKKEKQTVVTEVTEQRILRIANADSQNDGLSPEILAIPLYTGQLDSAKKSALVPTILKDVFAHSLSFVLILVATCLSVYKVHIVQQTRDITIQLNEVISKNELMHREWLSLLSEREVLTEYSVVRKSAINKLAMVQPKTEDEVVIDLR, encoded by the coding sequence ATGCAAGAGTCATCAGCATTACGAAAATTAGAAGAAGACAATCTGCCAGTTGAGGAAGAAAGAGAGCCCCAATTTGGTGATAGATCGACTCACAAACATAAAGCTAACAGTAAATTACAGACTCCTGATGTTGCAAAGATTCAGCTCTCTGCTCCTAAGGAAGAAAAGAAAGAAAAACAAACTGTTGTAACTGAAGTTACAGAGCAGAGGATTCTTCGTATCGCCAATGCAGACAGCCAGAATGACGGTCTGTCCCCAGAAATTCTAGCAATACCTTTATACACAGGTCAGCTTGATTCCGCTAAGAAATCGGCATTGGTGCCAACAATACTGAAAGACGTTTTCGCACATTCTTTATCTTTTGTGTTAATCTTAGTAGCGACATGTTTATCGGTTTATAAGGTTCATATCGTTCAGCAGACCCGTGATATTACAATTCAGCTGAATGAAGTGATCTCAAAGAATGAACTGATGCATAGGGAATGGCTTTCACTGCTTTCTGAGAGAGAAGTCCTGACAGAGTATTCTGTAGTCAGAAAGTCTGCTATAAATAAACTAGCCATGGTTCAGCCAAAAACAGAAGACGAAGTTGTAATTGATTTAAGATAA
- a CDS encoding peptidoglycan D,D-transpeptidase FtsI family protein — protein MAALIGRLLWIQILYPEKLIAEGNARVVRNYHYEPPRGLITDRNGKILAISVPVKTVDADPKFLHEEGVYADKKKMAEIARILEIDVNALYKKTADQTRRFVHLKRYLDVDKAKKLKALGKNGIILGDSYRRHYPTGAMNATLIGILNGEGAGVYGVEQSFNSFLTSTASTRLAKKDKFNHIVENLGTVKKGTQGGSLVLSIDNRLQEVAFAALENTVKENDADSGTAVLMDVKTGEVLAIANSPSFDPNDRKTFDSTNAKNRAVTDIFEPGSTMKPLVALAALEAKTTSWNEVFDTRPFIVDGKMVRDSHAMSQGTLADIIKYSSNTGMARISMRLGPHKIMSVLDRFGFGSKTASGLAGESPGRLNENRPFWSEIDKATLGFGYGVAVTNIQLTSAYATLANGGNRLPVSILRVSKVPESTNVMSPKLVVNMQRALESVVNNGTGGKAAIDRYRVAGKTGTAKIASGGTYGKFYMATFAGFAPISNPRFALVVVINAPKAGKFYGGTVSGPAFSEIMSRALQLYNIKPDVPLEKENNKKDK, from the coding sequence ATGGCAGCCTTAATTGGAAGGCTACTGTGGATCCAGATCCTATACCCTGAAAAACTAATCGCTGAAGGAAATGCTCGTGTTGTAAGAAACTATCACTATGAGCCTCCTCGCGGTCTAATCACAGACAGAAACGGCAAAATTCTAGCTATTTCTGTTCCTGTCAAAACAGTAGATGCTGATCCTAAATTCCTTCATGAGGAAGGTGTTTATGCTGATAAAAAGAAAATGGCTGAGATTGCCAGGATTCTTGAGATCGATGTTAACGCTTTATATAAGAAGACAGCAGATCAGACAAGACGTTTTGTTCACCTAAAACGCTATCTAGATGTTGATAAGGCTAAAAAACTCAAGGCGTTAGGTAAAAACGGAATTATTCTTGGTGACAGCTACCGTCGTCACTATCCCACAGGAGCTATGAATGCCACTCTCATCGGTATTTTAAATGGTGAAGGTGCCGGTGTTTATGGTGTGGAGCAGAGCTTTAACTCATTTCTGACTTCAACCGCTTCCACCAGACTGGCAAAAAAAGACAAATTCAATCATATCGTTGAAAATCTCGGTACGGTTAAAAAGGGAACTCAGGGGGGTAGTCTGGTTCTGAGTATTGATAACAGACTTCAGGAAGTTGCTTTTGCAGCTTTGGAGAATACCGTAAAAGAGAATGATGCGGACAGTGGTACTGCTGTTCTGATGGATGTTAAGACAGGCGAGGTTCTGGCGATTGCAAACTCTCCATCCTTTGATCCTAACGACAGAAAGACGTTCGACAGTACTAATGCCAAAAACAGAGCTGTTACAGATATTTTTGAGCCAGGTTCAACCATGAAACCACTAGTGGCTCTGGCTGCTTTAGAGGCTAAAACAACCAGTTGGAATGAAGTTTTTGATACCCGACCATTTATAGTTGATGGTAAAATGGTAAGGGATTCTCATGCCATGAGTCAGGGAACACTTGCTGATATTATCAAGTATTCATCAAATACCGGTATGGCCCGTATTTCTATGAGACTTGGTCCTCATAAGATCATGTCTGTACTGGATAGATTCGGTTTTGGAAGTAAAACTGCATCAGGTCTTGCAGGAGAAAGTCCTGGCAGACTTAATGAAAACAGACCATTCTGGTCCGAAATTGACAAGGCGACACTTGGTTTTGGATACGGTGTTGCGGTTACAAATATTCAGCTGACTTCAGCATATGCCACACTGGCTAATGGCGGAAACAGATTACCTGTATCAATTCTAAGAGTTTCAAAGGTTCCGGAGAGTACAAATGTAATGTCTCCAAAGCTGGTAGTAAATATGCAGCGAGCCCTTGAATCTGTAGTTAACAACGGTACCGGTGGAAAAGCGGCAATTGATCGCTATCGTGTAGCGGGTAAGACTGGTACTGCAAAAATTGCATCAGGTGGAACATACGGTAAGTTCTACATGGCAACTTTCGCCGGATTTGCTCCGATTTCAAATCCTCGATTTGCTCTTGTTGTAGTTATCAATGCGCCTAAGGCAGGTAAGTTCTATGGTGGTACCGTATCAGGTCCTGCCTTCAGTGAGATTATGTCCAGAGCACTGCAGCTATATAACATTAAGCCGGATGTACCTCTGGAAAAAGAAAATAATAAGAAAGACAAGTAA